A region of Tigriopus californicus strain San Diego chromosome 7, Tcal_SD_v2.1, whole genome shotgun sequence DNA encodes the following proteins:
- the LOC131883169 gene encoding heparan sulfate 2-O-sulfotransferase pipe-like, with the protein MKLKEHVLDICSFISLLGAIYFYQVTQDLVNDLSQYRQANLNITESLDQEGVVFNRVPKVGSEMFWAILDKLATLNNFTSYSDSPEVKRKRKSENTFLATQTERRHYFDIIQLNLTKPYTYTKHLNYIDFTEFNVTNPIYINLVRHPVDRVISWYYYNRAPWHIVRWDQERNDSTLSPNAPSLYKLKRTFEECVLDREDECRYEKGQSVHHGRGGSHYSQIAFFCGHHWECEVFESPKALARAKANVEKSFAVVGDLSALEKSLTVFEAYLPRYFKGVHEVYFDHMKGAQKNKNIYKPKTSRVIRNQLLGNFTLEIQFYEFCQQRLHRQYLAITE; encoded by the coding sequence ATGAAGCTGAAAGAACATGTTCTGGATATTTGTTCTTTCATTTCGTTACTCGGTGCGATTTATTTCTACCAGGTTACGCAAGACCTGGTGAATGATTTAAGTCAATACAGACAAGCCAACTTGAATATCACCGAAAGTTTGGACCAAGAAGGTGTGGTTTTCAATCGGGTGCCCAAGGTAGGCAGTGAAATGTTTTGGGCAATCCTTGACAAACTGGCAACTTTGAATAACTTTACCAGCTACTCAGACTCGCCCGAGGTGAAGCGGAAacgaaaaagtgaaaacacaTTTCTGGCCACTCAAACCGAACGGAGACACTATTTTGACATCATCCAGCTCAATCTCACCAAACCATACACCTACACCAAGCACCTCAATTACATTGATTTCACCGAGTTCAATGTCACCAATCCCATTTACATCAACCTAGTTCGCCATCCCGTGGACCGAGTCATATCTTGGTATTACTATAACCGCGCTCCATGGCACATTGTACGTTGGGACCAAGAACGCAATGATTCCACTCTCAGTCCCAACGCTCCCAGTTTGTATAAGCTTAAGCGTACTTTTGAAGAATGCGTTCTAGACCGAGAGGATGAGTGTCGATACGAAAAAGGCCAATCTGTTCATCACGGCCGTGGAGGCAGCCATTACAGCCAGATTGCCTTCTTTTGCGGCCATCATTGGGAGTGCGAAGTGTTTGAAAGTCCAAAGGCCTTGGCTCGAGCCAAAGCTAATGTCGAGAAAAGTTTTGCTGTCGTAGGTGACCTTTCTGCCTTGGAGAAATCGCTGACAGTCTTTGAGGCTTATCTGCCTCGCTATTTCAAAGGTGTCCATGAGGTGTACTTTGATCATATGAAGGGTGCTCAGAAGAACAAGAATATCTACAAGCCCAAGACGAGTAGGGTCATCCGCAACCAGCTGTTGGGAAATTTCACCCTCGAGATTCAGTTCTACGAATTCTGCCAACAACGCTTACACCGACAGTACTTAGCCATCACGGAATGA